A part of Liolophura sinensis isolate JHLJ2023 chromosome 1, CUHK_Ljap_v2, whole genome shotgun sequence genomic DNA contains:
- the LOC135482111 gene encoding uncharacterized protein LOC135482111 translates to MAYSLKILDNTQTPTDTAKFGESVFLEVSMDATDADEQGVQVESCTVISGTARLPIIENFCVVPDKALVFQLGGFVSSKTRATFPITVFGLEGSQSTLLSFECVVKVCPSPCDGLNCPATPAGKRKRRAAGDEPTQDKSLKMATQIQVLPIGVPISGSQTGQQDSNSMTCMQSLGFIVTVAVLSVLLIVAMVTVVFMFTTRRREVQKQGA, encoded by the exons ATGGCGTACAGTCTGAAAATCTTGGACAACACTCAAACTCCAACCGACACGGCAAAGTTCGGAGAATCCGTTTTCCTGGAAGTCTCTATGGACGCCACAGATGCTG acgAACAGGGGGTGCAGGTTGAGTCTTGTACGGTAATTAGTGGAACTGCCAGATTGCCGATCATTGAGAACTT CTGTGTGGTGCCGGACAAGGCTTTAGTGTTTCAGCTGGGTGGATTCGTATCCTCCAAAACTAGAGCGACCTTTCCTATCACTGTGTTCGGGCTGGAAGGGTCACAGAGCACACTCCTGTCGTTTGAATGCGTGGTCAAAGTTTGTCCATCACCATGCGATGGG CTGAACTGTCCAGCAACACCAGCGGGAAAGAGAAAAAGGCGAGCTGCTGGCGACGAACCCACTCAAGACAAAAGTCTGAAAATGGCGACCCAAATCCAGGTCCTACCCATCGGTGTGCCCATTTCCGGAA GTCAAACGGGCCAGCAAGACTCAAATTCCATGACGTGTATGCAGAGCCTCGGTTTCATCGTCACAGTGGCTGTCCTCTCGGTGCTGCTTATCGTTGCCATGGTCACagttgtttttatgtttacCACCAGGCGACGCGAGGTTCAGAAGCAAGGCGCGTAA